In the Clostridium gelidum genome, ATAAATCAAATAATTCCTGTTGTTATAGCATGTATTCCTTTATTTATTATATTAATTAGATTGTATTTGAGATATTCTGTAGCAATAAGGAATATTGATTTTATAAAAAAGAACAATCAATCAATTAAAAATCTAAAAGAGAGAATTACAGAATATGAGAACAAGTTAAATTTGTATATTAATGAAACCAAAGCTTCAACCTATGAAGAGTTTATAAATAAACTCACTAAATATGATAAGTATAAAAATTATAAAGATAGTATAAGTTTAGTTATTAAAAACAAGGAAGATGAGATTAACAAATATGATATTACTGAACTAAAATCAAATTATAATAGAAACAAAGGAGTAATAGCTTCTTTATATAGTGTGTTATCATGCACGTCATTAGATGAGGTATTAGAGCAAGTAGAGTTTTATGAAGAATTGAAGACAAATACAAATAGACGTGAATACGAAGTTAATGGAATTAAGCAAGAAATAGAAAATATTAATGAGCAATTAGTTGATAAAGAAGATGAGATAAGAAAAAAAGTTTCTATGCTTGGATTACAAGAAGTAGAAATAGTGGATTTGCATATTAAGTTAAAAGAATATAAAGATAAAATGAATAAGATGAAAGAAATTAAAAATGCACTTGAAAATGTAGAAGAAACTTATAAGGTTTTACTAAAAGATAGGAATATAGATGAAATAAAAGAAGAAATGAGACAAATAATAAGCCAGGATATAAATTATTCTTATGAGTCAGAGGAAGAAATAGATGTTGAAATTAGAAAACAATCAAATGAATTATTAAAGATTGAAAAAGAAATAAAAGACTTAGAGCATCTTATAGAAAAGAGATATTTGGGAAAAAGAGAAATTCCAGAAATAGAAGAAGAAATATTAATCAATAATGAAAAAATCATAAAGCTAGATAAGGAATATAAATCACTAGAACTCGCAAGTGAAATACTTAAAGAATCCTTTGATGAAATTAGAAAAAATGTAGGTCCAGATTTGAATGAAAAAGTTGTAAAAAAATTTAATTTATTAACAGATGGTGGTTACGCCGAAGCTAAGATATCAGAAGATTATAAGCTTAAGGTAAGGAATAATGGGGTATTATTTGATGGAGAAATATTAAGCAATGGAGCTAAAGATCAATTATATTTAGCGTTAAGACTTTCTTTTATAAATATGCTATTTAAAAATAAAGAGGTTCCTCTATTTTTAGATGATGCTTTTGTTCAATATGATGATGAAAGAAGAAAAAAAGCGTTGGAACTTTTAATTAAGGAAGATTTTTCACAAATAATATTCTTTACTTGCCAAGAGATAGAGAAGGTAATATTAGATAATGCGTCTTATGAATATAACTTAATTACTTTACATTAGGCACAATCAAAAATTACCAGGATTCTAAATTACATACTTATGCCTGCCTTGACATATTTGCACTTTAACAGTAATATTATTAACAGAGTTGCAAATGCAAATCAGATGCAAAAACGGAGGTATAATATGAAAAAGAAAATTATTTCAGGAGCTTTAGCAGTGTTAATGGGGGTTATGTTAATAGGGTGCAATGCTAAGACTGAAACTACAACAAAAAGTGCAAATGATGATAAATTAAACATTATTGTTTCAATATATCCATTAAAAGAATTTGCTGATAAAATTGGTGGGGATAAAGTAGTGGTTACTTGTTTAGTACCAGAAAATATGGAGCCACATGATTATGAACCTAAAACTAAAGATTTTGAAACATTAACTAAGAGTAAGGTTTTCATTTATAATGGATTAGGTATGGAAAGTTGGGTAGATCAAGTTAATGAAACTATTAAAGACAAGGGTGTAACTATTGTGGATTCAAGTACTGGCGTTGATGTTAGAAAAGAAGAAAATGCTATTGATCCTCATATTTGGTTAAGTTTAAAAAGTGCACAGATACAATCTGAAAATATAAAAAATACACTTGTTAAACTAGATGAGAAGAATAAAGATTATTATGAAGAAAATTATAAGAAGTTTAAAGAAGAATTAGAAAATTTATATAATGAATATAAACCTAAATTTGATAGATTAAATAAAAAGAATTTTATAACAGGTCATGCTGCTTTTGGATATTTATGTAGAGATTTTGGATTAACACAAAAATCAGTAGAGAATTTATTTGCAGAAGGAGAGCCAACACCAAAGCAATTAGAAGATTTAATTAATTTCTGTAAGGAAAACAACATAAAGACTATTTTTTCTGAAGCATTATCAAGTCCTAAAGTTTCAGAAACTTTAGCAAAAGAAGTTGGGGCAAAAGTTGTGCCAATATTAACATTAGAATCTAAAGAAGAAGGTAAGGATTATATACAAGTTATGAGATATAACTTAGATGAAATATATAGCTGCTTATCAAAAGAATAACAAATAATAATGATAGGATATAAATAGAGCTGGAATGTATACAAAATAATTTTTGTATACATTCCAGCTCTTTTCTTAAATTCATAATAATGTAAAGTGTATGGATAATTATATAAAAACAATACAACTCCAATAATATGAAAAGTAGATTATTAATATTAAAAATAATGCTCATATATAAAAGATAAATTGCAAGTAAAAGATTCGATTATCAGATATATTTTAGGACAAACAAAAATAATATTAATAAATATTTATGTTAAATTTAGTGAAATTCAGCTGATTTTTTACAAGGAATTAAACTAAACAATGTTAAATTATGGCATATTATGTTAAGTTAATGCTGATATTGTTAACTTTATCTAAAGATTATATCAATGAGTATTAGGCGCTGATATAATCTAGATAAAAAATGGAGATTAAGGGATATTATTAATTAACATTAATAGGGGAGGCTCTTGTATGAAAAAGGTACTTGTAGTTGATGATGCTGCGTTTATGAGGCTAACGTTAAAAACAATGCTTGAAAAAAACGGGTTTCAAGTTGTAGGTGAAGCAGAAAATGGGCGTAGAGCTACTGAAATGTATAAAATGTTAAATCCTGATATTGTAACAATGGATATAACAATGCCTGATATGGATGGATTAGAAGCTTTAGGTGAAATAATTAAATTTGATTCTAAAGCAAAAATAATTATGCTAAGTGCTATGGGGCAAGAAGTGAAAATTAAAGAAGCAGTTGTTATGGGAGCTAAAGGTTTTATAGTAAAACCATTTAAAGAGGATTATCTTTTAAAAACATTGAGTCAATTTTAGCATTTATCATTAGAGAGAGGTAAAGTATGAAAAATAAAGAACCGATGCTCGAGATGTTTATCTTTGAAACATTTGAAATGATAGAACAACTTCAAAAACTTATAATTGATAGCGAAAAAATTAAAAAATTTGAAGCAGATAGCATAAATGAAATATTTAGAATAATGCATACTATCAAAGGTTCTTCTGGAATGATGATGTTTGCGAATATTGCTAATATTTCACATACAATTGAAGATTTATTTTATTTTATTAGAGAGTCAAAACCAGAAAAGATTGATTATTTAATTCTTACAGATTTAGTCCTTGAAGGAAGCGATCTTATAAGGGGAGAGACGGAAAAAATAAATAATGATAAAGTGGCAGATGGGGACTTTACTTTATTTGTAAATAGAGTACATGAATTTTTAGAGATTTTAAAAGTAACTAACATAACATCAGAGGCGTTAGAAAATTATGAAACAGGAGAAATTTTAGAAAATAATAAAGTGAAAAGTACAGATGAAGAGAATGAAGACGCAGATCAAGAAAAAATAGAAGAACTTAAATCTTTTAATAATGATGATAGTAATATAAACCTTAATTTATTTCGTGCTGTATTGTCTTTTGAAGAAGACTGCGAAATGGAGAATATAAGATGTCTTACTGTTATTCACAGACTTAAAGAAGTAGCAGAAGTTTCATATTTTTATCCTGAAGATATTAATGAAAACAATGATGCTTGTGAAATTATAAAAAATAAAGGTTTTAAAATATTTTTAAAAACTGATTATACCATAGAAGAAATCAAAAAAATTTTTATGGAAACAGTATTTTTAAGTAAAGTTGATATTAAGCAATTTGATAATGAAAATAAGTTTAATAAAAAAATTAGAAAGCAAGATGAAAAATCAGAAGAAATTAATGAGATAAAAAATAATGAAAAAACTAAAACTAGTAATAAACAAAATTTAATCAGTGTTGATGTTAATAAGTTGGATATGCTTATGAATTTAGTTGGAGAATTAGTTATTTCAGAAGCTATGGTAACTAAAAATTCAGAACTTTCAGGATTACAATTAGATAGTTTTAATAAGGCAGCTAGACAACATAGAAAGAGACTTTCGGACCTTCAAGATGTTGTCATGTCTATAAGAATGGTATCCCTTGGACCAACACTAAACAAGATGAACAGAATAATTAGAGACATGTGCAAAAAACTAAATAAAGAAGTAGAACTTGAAATAATTGGACAAGACACGGAAGTTGATAAAAATATTATAGAACATATAGGTGACCCGTTAATGCACATAATAAGAAACTCTATGGATCATGGTATAGAAACAGAGGAAGAAAGAACAGAGGCGGGTAAGCCTTCAAATGGGAAAATAACAATTGAAGCTAAAAATACTGGTGGAGAAGTTTGGATTATTGTAAAAGATGATGGAAAGGGTCTTAATAAAGATAAAATACTGAATAAAGCAATAAATCATGGTTTAGTAAAATCTAATGTAAATGAGTTAACAGATAAAGAAATCTATTCTATGATATTTTTGCCTGGATTTTCAACAAATGAGAATGTTACAGAATTTTCAGGACGTGGAGTTGGAATGGATGTAGTTATAAAGGAAATTGAAAAAATCAGAGGTACTGTAACAGTTGACAGTATAGAAGGAAAGGAAACAACGACTTCAATGAAAATTCCATTAACCCTTGCAATTATTGATGGGATGACAATAAAAGTTGGAAAATCAACATTTACAATTCCAGTTACATCTATTAGGCAATCTTTCATAATTAAAAAAGAAGATATTATTAAAGATCTTGATAACAAAGATATGATACTTATAAGAGGTGAATGTTATTCTATTCTAAAGCTTCACGAACTCTATAATATAAAAACAGAGATAGTAAGTATTGAAGATGGAATTGTAATTATGGTTGAGGATCAAGGCAAAACTAAATGCATTTTTGCAGATAAGCTTGTTGGAGAGCAACAAGTAGTGATTAAAGCGCTTCCAGAATATATTAAAAAGGTAGAGGGTGTAATTGGTTGTTCATTACTTGGAGATGCGACTATAAGCTTAATACTTGATATATCAGAGATTGTTAACTTAAATGGTGACCATTAAGAGTAAGTGGTGCATCTTGTGCCCCTTGTGGGTATAAAATTAAAGAGGTGATTAAAAAAATGGCAGAGTTTTTACAAGAATTAATTGAAAATGAAGAGGACACCCAAAAAGATAAATACCTCATATTTTCAATTGGCAAGGAATATTATGGTATTGATATTGAATATGTAATAGAAATTATAGGGATTGAGCCAATAACTGAAGTACCAGAATTACCTACTTACATTAAGGGGGTTATAAATCTTAGAGGAAAGATAATACCAGTAATGGATGTTAGACTAAAATTTAAAAAAGTAGAAAAAGAATATGATGATAGAACATGCATTATAGTAGTTGAAATAGGAAGTATATGTATTGGCTTAATAATAGATACAGTTGTAGAGGTGGCAAGTATTCAGGAAAGTAGTATTTCACCACAACCAAAGACCAGTTGTAATAGAGACACTGCTAATAAATATATAAAGGGAATTGGGGAAGTTTTAAATGGTGTAAGGCTTCTTATAGATTGTCAAAAACTTTTAGAAGAAGATGAAATAGAAGAATTACAAAATAAACAATAATTAAAAAATTATGTTTCAAAAACTAAGGAGGTAAAAAATGAATTGGTTTCTTAACTTAAAAATTAATAAAAAATTAATATTGAGCTTTGTATTAATATCATTAATTACAGGAATAATGGGCGTGTATGCAATTGCAAATATAAAATCTGCAGATGAATCAGATACAGAATTATATGAACATATGACAATACCTATATCACAAATGGCAGAAATATCAACAGAATTTCAAAGAATAAGAGTGAATACAAGGGATATGATAATTACACAATCATCTAATGATATTGAAGCTAATATACAAAACATTAAGGAGAGAAACGAAAATATTACTAAATTATCAGATGAGTTTAATAAAACTATTATTTCAGAAAATATGAGAAAGCAGTTTGATATTTTTAAAGCTGCAAGAATTGACTATATGCCAAAACTTGATAAAGTAATAGCTCTTGCAAAAGAAAATAAAGATGAAGAAGCTTTTGCAATGCTTGATGAAAATGGTGAAGCAGGTAAAGCATTAAAATTAGAGCAAGATGCTATAGAAAAAATAGTAGTAATGAAGACTAATGATGCAAAAACAAAAGCAGATTTAAATACTAAAAATGCCAATACCACAATTACAATAACAACTATAATAATTATTATTACTATGGGTATAGCAATAATAATTGGAATAAGCATTGCTAGTTTAATTACCAAGCCTTTAAAGAAGGTAGTACATATGATTGAGGAAATGAGTAAAGGTCATTTTAGCGAAAGATTAAATATAGATACAGATGATGAAGTGGGACAAATAGCTAAAGCAATGGACTTTTTTGCAGATGAATTAAAATCTAACGTGATTCAAGTTATGAATAATATATCTAAAGGCGATGTGAGTATGGACGTACTTTTAAAAGACGAAAAAGATGAATTAGCTCCGGCCTTAAAGAAAATGGTAGAAAATATAAGATCCTTAGTAATGGATGTAAACATGCTATCAACGGCAGCTATAGATGGGAAATTTGATATAAGGGCTGATATAGCAAAGCATGAGGGGGATTTCAAAAAAGTTATAAATGGAGTAAATGGTACTTTAAATACTATGGTAGACAAAGTTGTTTGGTATGAGGCTATTATAGATGCTATCCCTTCTCCAATTCATGTTACTGATAATGATATGAATTGGACATACATGAATAAGTCATTTGAAAATCTAATGATTAACCAAGGTGCTATTAGAGATCGTAAATCAGGTTATGGACTAGCATGTAGTCATGCAGGTGCTAATATATGCAATACTGAGAAATGTGGTATAAAGCAGCTTCATAAGGGTAAATCAGAAAGTTTATTTGACTGGTGTGATATGAATAATAAACAAGATACATCATATTTAAAAAATAAAAAAGGAGAAAATATTGGATATGTTGAAGTTATAACAGACTTAACACCTATTATTAGAGTAAGTGAGTATACAAGAATCGAAGTTAAGAGACTTGAAGGAAACTTGAAGTTACTATCAAATGGTAATACTAACTTTGATCTTGAGATTAAAAAAGCAGATAAATTTACTGATGAAGTTAATGAACAGTTTGAAGGAATATCGAATAGCTTAAAAGATGTTAAGAGTGCAGTAGATAATCTTGTAACAGATGCAAATATGGTATCAAATGAAGCTACAGAAGGAAATTTAGATGCGAGAACAGATGAAGCAAGACATAGTGGGGATTTTAAAAAGATAGTACATGGAATAAATGAATTAATGGAAGCTATGGTAAAACCAATAAAAGAAGTAATTAATGGAATGCGTGAAATGGCAGAAGGAAATTTACAAATTTCAGTTAATGAAAATTATAAAGGAGAATTTGGCAAGCTAGCAAAATCTGTTAACATCACAGTAGATTCTTTGAATTCTATTCTTAGTGAGTTAAACACTGCTTCTGAGCAAGTTTTTACAGGATCAAACCAAGTTTCAGATGCTAGCCAAGCATTATCTCAAGGGGCTACACAACAAGCAAGTGCTATAGAAGAATTGAATGCTTCTATGACTGATGTTGCAGGACAAACTAAAGAAAATGCTAATAATGCAAATCAAGCTAAAGAGCTTACTATTAAGGTAAAGGAAAATGCTGAAGAAGGTAATAGACATATGGGTGAAATGCTCAAATCTATGAGTAATATAAATGAATCTTCTGCTAATATTTCAAAAATAATTAAAGTTATAGATGAAATTGCATTTCAAACAAATATACTTGCACTTAATGCAGCAGTAGAAGCTGCAAGAGCAGGTCAACATGGTAAGGGCTTTGCAGTAGTTGCTGAGGAGGTAAGAAACCTAGCAGCAAGAAGTGCAAATGCAGCTAAAGAAACAACAGATCTTATAGAAGGTTCCATAAAGAAAATAGAAAAAGGAACTGAAATAACAAATCAAACGGCAAAAGCTTTAGATGAAATAGTAGGAGGAGTATCAAAAGTAACTACCATTGTAGCAGAAATAGCAGCATTATCAAATGAGCAGGCTTCTAGTATTTCTCAAATAAATTTAGGAATTGAACAGGTATCACAGGTTATTCAGTCAAATTCATCAACTGCTGAACAAAGTGCAGCAGCTAGTGAAGAACTTTCAAGTCAAGCAGAACTACTTAAAGATATGGTTACTAGTTTTAAACTTAAAAACAGTAATATGAAAAATGGTTTATCAAATCATACCTATAACAACAGACATGTTTATAATTCAGAGAGTAATATGACTAATAGAGAAGTAGCAACATCAATCAATCCTAAAATATCTTTAAGTGATAGAGAGTTTGGAAAGTACTAATTTAACAATTGACAATTTTTGAGCTTGTTCTAAAATTGTCAATTGAATTTGATAGGTGGATTTATGATTAGTCAGTTCAATCAAATTCAGCAACTGCTGAGGAAAGTGCAGTAGCAAGTGAAGAATTAACAGCATAAGCATATACATTAAATTCAATGATGGGGTGTTTTAAACTCACTAAATGAATAATTAAATACAGAAAATAAAAGATAGGAAACTATATAAAAAGTTTGAATATAATAAAGTATATGAAAATCTCTTTGCGCTGCATACAAATCTACAGTACAAACTGATCAGGCGATGAATTTATTTAAGCATATTTAAATGTTAGTTTCTTTTATATGCTTTAATTCGTGGTGCCGGGCCAAATATGGCAACAGGATTATTATAATACCTGTGGGACAGTAAAATGTTCTACGGGTATTTTTATGTATCCTAGAACATTAAATATAGTTGAATCATCTTTAAATGATATTAGGCATATTAAATTAAATAATAAGTCAGCATAATAGTCTATTTTGAGATATTGACGTGTTATTTTCTTTCACGTGCCTTAGAAAGATGAAAATGCAATGCCATAGAGATATCAAAATATAGCTTCTTGAAGAAAATTCAAGGATAAAATTAATGGAGGTATCTTATTATGACAGAACAAGAAAAAAACGAAATAATGAAAGGTTTGACTAGTTATCAAGTAAGAGATGCACAAGAAAGGTTTGGAAAAAATCAATTAATAATTGAAAAAAAGGAGAGTTTATTTAGAAAAATATTAGAAGTTCTTGCAGAGCCTATGTTTTTATTATTACTAGTAGCATCCATTATATACTTTATATTAGGAGAACCACAAGATGGTGCCATTATGCTTGTATTTGTTCTCGGTATAATTAGTATTGATGTGGTGCAAGAATGGAAAACAGATAAGACGTTAAAAGCACTGAAGGATTTATCAGCACCTCATATAACTGTAGTGCGAGATGGAAAAGAAATTTTAATTAATAGTGAAAATTTAGTTCCAGGGGATTTAATGCTAATTTCAGAAGGTGTAAAGATTCCAGCGGATGGTAAGATTATTAGCTGCAATGATTTATGTGTTGATGAATCTTCTCTTACTGGAGAATCAGAAGGAACATGGAAAACTTCAATAGATAAAAAGGATAAAGATATTGAAAATAATAAGGATTATTGGAAAAGGGATTATTGCTATGCAGGAACATTGGTAGTACAAGGTAATGCTACAGTAGTAATTGATAAAATAGGATCTATGACTGAATACGGAAAAATTGGAGTGAATATTGTATCTACTAAAGAGAGTAAGACACTACTTCAAAAGCAAACAGGAAAGTTAGTTAAACTATGTGCAGGAATTGCAGCAGTACTTTTTGCATTAGTTTCTATTGTAACTTACCTAAATTTATCGGGGCATATTTTAAAAGACAGAATTATTGAAAGTATACTTTCAGGAATAACTCTTGCCATGGCAATGATACCTGAGGAGTTTCCTGTTATTCTTACTGTGTTTTTATCAATGGGAGCTTGGAGGTTAGCTAAAAAACAATCCCTTGTTCGTAAGCTTCCATCAGTTGAAACCTTGGGGGCAGTTTCAGTACTTTGCGTGGACAAGACTGGAACAATAACTATGAATAAGATGACAGTACAAGATAATTGGGCCTTAAATGATAATAAAAATGAACTCTGCAAAATTATGGGCATGGCTTGTGAAACAGAAGCATATGATCCTATGGAAAAAGCAATGCTCAGTTATTGTGAATGTTTAAGTATTACAAGAGATTATTTGTTTAGTGGCAATCTATTAACAGAATATCCTTTTACCAATGAAACAAAAATGATGGGACATGTCTGGGAAAAAGATGGAGAAATTACTATTGCCTCAAAAGGCTCAGCAGAAAAAATATTGACTATTTGTAAATTGAATACTCAGCAGCGTATAGAAGTAGAAGCAAAGATATTAAAAATGTCATCAAAAGGGTTACGTGTAATAGCTGTAGGAATTATGAAAGTAAAGAATAACGATGAAGTACCAGAGTCACTTTTACAGTGTAATTTAACACTATGTGGATTAATAGGTCTTGCAGATCCACCAAGAGAATCCATAAAAGATGACATTAAGAATTGTATAAAAGCTGGTATAAGAGTAGT is a window encoding:
- a CDS encoding AAA family ATPase, with product MNDTLIKKVNIEFFAGLKGKSLDFTKGFNLIYGKNEQGKSSIENFIKIWLYGIDSSRGKVNERKKYLPLTGEKISGELIIEYKGKDYIIKRSFGTTKKDDTCVILDEITGEVIEIEHNNEPGKYFFDINLATFVKTLFISQLGVMVSKDKEEEIMEKITNIYNTGDENTSVSKVIEKLEKRKKQLVAIRKGGELDLLKEGHNSLKTELWEAYKLAEENVDNEENLLRKKQYKVNIKEQIQKLDLYKKYIKKVKIQKDYKEISNYLIKGEDLKRKQEAISEELKKGDDYITFEFLDEINEKCSRYLSLLDVKQEKLNKLYELQDELKEKNENMKNYSVFSSMGNNFKEKIYTLKVDVKNMEEKLSDIVNIQNSISRLKMDISKEAKGTCNLEFIEKHRDEIEELLNFYKEGLKELKYKIESQGYSKPECDLKNSHKKTKFVYLIGIISVCIFVYAIINQIIPVVIACIPLFIILIRLYLRYSVAIRNIDFIKKNNQSIKNLKERITEYENKLNLYINETKASTYEEFINKLTKYDKYKNYKDSISLVIKNKEDEINKYDITELKSNYNRNKGVIASLYSVLSCTSLDEVLEQVEFYEELKTNTNRREYEVNGIKQEIENINEQLVDKEDEIRKKVSMLGLQEVEIVDLHIKLKEYKDKMNKMKEIKNALENVEETYKVLLKDRNIDEIKEEMRQIISQDINYSYESEEEIDVEIRKQSNELLKIEKEIKDLEHLIEKRYLGKREIPEIEEEILINNEKIIKLDKEYKSLELASEILKESFDEIRKNVGPDLNEKVVKKFNLLTDGGYAEAKISEDYKLKVRNNGVLFDGEILSNGAKDQLYLALRLSFINMLFKNKEVPLFLDDAFVQYDDERRKKALELLIKEDFSQIIFFTCQEIEKVILDNASYEYNLITLH
- a CDS encoding metal ABC transporter substrate-binding protein, with the translated sequence MKKKIISGALAVLMGVMLIGCNAKTETTTKSANDDKLNIIVSIYPLKEFADKIGGDKVVVTCLVPENMEPHDYEPKTKDFETLTKSKVFIYNGLGMESWVDQVNETIKDKGVTIVDSSTGVDVRKEENAIDPHIWLSLKSAQIQSENIKNTLVKLDEKNKDYYEENYKKFKEELENLYNEYKPKFDRLNKKNFITGHAAFGYLCRDFGLTQKSVENLFAEGEPTPKQLEDLINFCKENNIKTIFSEALSSPKVSETLAKEVGAKVVPILTLESKEEGKDYIQVMRYNLDEIYSCLSKE
- a CDS encoding response regulator: MKKVLVVDDAAFMRLTLKTMLEKNGFQVVGEAENGRRATEMYKMLNPDIVTMDITMPDMDGLEALGEIIKFDSKAKIIMLSAMGQEVKIKEAVVMGAKGFIVKPFKEDYLLKTLSQF
- a CDS encoding chemotaxis protein CheA → MKNKEPMLEMFIFETFEMIEQLQKLIIDSEKIKKFEADSINEIFRIMHTIKGSSGMMMFANIANISHTIEDLFYFIRESKPEKIDYLILTDLVLEGSDLIRGETEKINNDKVADGDFTLFVNRVHEFLEILKVTNITSEALENYETGEILENNKVKSTDEENEDADQEKIEELKSFNNDDSNINLNLFRAVLSFEEDCEMENIRCLTVIHRLKEVAEVSYFYPEDINENNDACEIIKNKGFKIFLKTDYTIEEIKKIFMETVFLSKVDIKQFDNENKFNKKIRKQDEKSEEINEIKNNEKTKTSNKQNLISVDVNKLDMLMNLVGELVISEAMVTKNSELSGLQLDSFNKAARQHRKRLSDLQDVVMSIRMVSLGPTLNKMNRIIRDMCKKLNKEVELEIIGQDTEVDKNIIEHIGDPLMHIIRNSMDHGIETEEERTEAGKPSNGKITIEAKNTGGEVWIIVKDDGKGLNKDKILNKAINHGLVKSNVNELTDKEIYSMIFLPGFSTNENVTEFSGRGVGMDVVIKEIEKIRGTVTVDSIEGKETTTSMKIPLTLAIIDGMTIKVGKSTFTIPVTSIRQSFIIKKEDIIKDLDNKDMILIRGECYSILKLHELYNIKTEIVSIEDGIVIMVEDQGKTKCIFADKLVGEQQVVIKALPEYIKKVEGVIGCSLLGDATISLILDISEIVNLNGDH
- a CDS encoding chemotaxis protein CheW, whose amino-acid sequence is MAEFLQELIENEEDTQKDKYLIFSIGKEYYGIDIEYVIEIIGIEPITEVPELPTYIKGVINLRGKIIPVMDVRLKFKKVEKEYDDRTCIIVVEIGSICIGLIIDTVVEVASIQESSISPQPKTSCNRDTANKYIKGIGEVLNGVRLLIDCQKLLEEDEIEELQNKQ
- a CDS encoding methyl-accepting chemotaxis protein produces the protein MNWFLNLKINKKLILSFVLISLITGIMGVYAIANIKSADESDTELYEHMTIPISQMAEISTEFQRIRVNTRDMIITQSSNDIEANIQNIKERNENITKLSDEFNKTIISENMRKQFDIFKAARIDYMPKLDKVIALAKENKDEEAFAMLDENGEAGKALKLEQDAIEKIVVMKTNDAKTKADLNTKNANTTITITTIIIIITMGIAIIIGISIASLITKPLKKVVHMIEEMSKGHFSERLNIDTDDEVGQIAKAMDFFADELKSNVIQVMNNISKGDVSMDVLLKDEKDELAPALKKMVENIRSLVMDVNMLSTAAIDGKFDIRADIAKHEGDFKKVINGVNGTLNTMVDKVVWYEAIIDAIPSPIHVTDNDMNWTYMNKSFENLMINQGAIRDRKSGYGLACSHAGANICNTEKCGIKQLHKGKSESLFDWCDMNNKQDTSYLKNKKGENIGYVEVITDLTPIIRVSEYTRIEVKRLEGNLKLLSNGNTNFDLEIKKADKFTDEVNEQFEGISNSLKDVKSAVDNLVTDANMVSNEATEGNLDARTDEARHSGDFKKIVHGINELMEAMVKPIKEVINGMREMAEGNLQISVNENYKGEFGKLAKSVNITVDSLNSILSELNTASEQVFTGSNQVSDASQALSQGATQQASAIEELNASMTDVAGQTKENANNANQAKELTIKVKENAEEGNRHMGEMLKSMSNINESSANISKIIKVIDEIAFQTNILALNAAVEAARAGQHGKGFAVVAEEVRNLAARSANAAKETTDLIEGSIKKIEKGTEITNQTAKALDEIVGGVSKVTTIVAEIAALSNEQASSISQINLGIEQVSQVIQSNSSTAEQSAAASEELSSQAELLKDMVTSFKLKNSNMKNGLSNHTYNNRHVYNSESNMTNREVATSINPKISLSDREFGKY
- a CDS encoding cation-translocating P-type ATPase — translated: MTEQEKNEIMKGLTSYQVRDAQERFGKNQLIIEKKESLFRKILEVLAEPMFLLLLVASIIYFILGEPQDGAIMLVFVLGIISIDVVQEWKTDKTLKALKDLSAPHITVVRDGKEILINSENLVPGDLMLISEGVKIPADGKIISCNDLCVDESSLTGESEGTWKTSIDKKDKDIENNKDYWKRDYCYAGTLVVQGNATVVIDKIGSMTEYGKIGVNIVSTKESKTLLQKQTGKLVKLCAGIAAVLFALVSIVTYLNLSGHILKDRIIESILSGITLAMAMIPEEFPVILTVFLSMGAWRLAKKQSLVRKLPSVETLGAVSVLCVDKTGTITMNKMTVQDNWALNDNKNELCKIMGMACETEAYDPMEKAMLSYCECLSITRDYLFSGNLLTEYPFTNETKMMGHVWEKDGEITIASKGSAEKILTICKLNTQQRIEVEAKILKMSSKGLRVIAVGIMKVKNNDEVPESLLQCNLTLCGLIGLADPPRESIKDDIKNCIKAGIRVVMITGDNGITASSIAKQIGMIHSNKIITGDELNLMNDEELREKVKDVSVFSRVVPEHKMRIVKAFKENGEIVAMTGDGVNDAPALKFADIGIAMGKRGSEVSREAADLILLDDNFSTIIDTVKDGRRIYDNIRKAVGYVFTIHIPIAFASLLAPLLGINAGALLLLPVHVVLLELIIDPTCSIVLERQAAERDIMKRKPRNSKENIITSKSLMKSIIQGIIIFIASFGTYYLYLDNNINNATVARSMGLVIIFISNIILVQVNSSDTDLAYKSFMINIKDRVMWMVNIGTILGILLIVYTPISSFLKLTALSFNQLLIAIGISIIAVMWYEIVKIIKQ